The Lycium barbarum isolate Lr01 chromosome 12, ASM1917538v2, whole genome shotgun sequence genome includes a region encoding these proteins:
- the LOC132623281 gene encoding B-box zinc finger protein 19-like — protein MRTLCDVCESAAAILFCAADEAALCRACDEKVHMCNKLASRHVRVGLAKPNDVPRCDICENSPAFFYCEVDGSSLCLQCDMMVHVGGKRTHSRYLLLRQKVEFPGDKSQPAEELARNGSADGQGKKDKMIDLNVKPSRYHGQASNHEE, from the exons ATGCGGACACTTTGTGATGTTTGTGAAAGTGCTGCAGCCATTCTTTTCTGTGCTGCAGATGAGGCTGCCCTTTGCCGTGCCTGTGACGAAAAG GTTCATATGTGTAATAAGCTTGCTAGTAGGCATGTGAGGGTTGGACTTGCTAAGCCCAATGATGTTCCTCGTTGCGACATATGTGAAAATTCACCTG CGTTCTTTTACTGTGAAGTTGATGGAAGTTCTCTTTGTCTCCAATGTGACATGATGGTACATGTTGGAGGTAAACGAACACACAGCAGGTATCTCCTGCTGAGGCAGAAAGTTGAG TTTCCAGGAGACAAGTCTCAGCCTGCAGAGGAATTAGCCAGGAATGGGAGTGCAGATGGGCAGGGCAAGAAGGACAAAATGATCGACTTGAATGTGAAGCCAAGTCGTTATCATGGTCAGGCATCTAATCATGAG